A window of the Anthonomus grandis grandis chromosome 9, icAntGran1.3, whole genome shotgun sequence genome harbors these coding sequences:
- the LOC126740287 gene encoding cis,cis-muconate transport protein — MMLRIRKKLASLYPAYVLAIVSIGYVLGELGHYMIGVTSKAIAMDLHYGDIACQLNSTDYYLSELPVVCSDANDSDTCQSLVMEGEPYCEWTYNGLGLDYQILAGPSFIAVFTIVGVFMGYLADKFNRVKMLGICTVIFSIAIIISGAVTEYWHLVVLRMIMAAGESACNPLSTGILSDIFPEKKRALVMSIFNWGIYGGYGIAFPVGRYVPPVNAWGLGWRVCYYGAGIVALIFGFLTMFTLKEPERQSIGEDAAGDNTDAKKITIWTVMAEPRIIMLCLAASIRHCGGMCFAYNCDLYYQIYFPDYDLGWWLFAVTIIIGSIGVVVGGIVSDKFVAKMGIRSRVIILAVSQILATPFAFGSVYCEPVGAMITLGVSYFFAEMWFGILFAILVEIVPLHVRSTTVGVFLFVMNNIGGNLPIAVEPVSKSIGYRESLYIFYVAFYLISSLLFLLTVFLMPGTTPKEPLPTPAKDLSGIDNVVYTNDEVHLPTITSLVRRNGSENSRL; from the exons GTGACATTGCATGCCAACTAAATAGCACAGACTACTATCTAAGCGAACTACCAGTAGTTTGTTCAGATGCCAATGACTCAGACACCTGTCAATCCCTGGTTATGGAAGGTGAGCCTTATTGCGAATGGACATACAACGGACTAGGGTTGGACTACCAAATTTTGGCAGGGCCTAGCTTCATTGCTGTATTTACAATTGTTGGGGTCTTCATGGGATATCTAGCAGACAAATTTAATAG GGTAAAAATGTTGGGCATATGCACAGTGATATTTTCAATAGCTATTATAATAAGCGGTGCAGTGACAGAGTACTGGCACTTAGTGGTTTTGAGAATGATTATGGCAGCTGGGGAGTCTGCTTGTAACCCACTGAGTACAGGCATTCTTTCAGAcatatttccagaaaaaaaacgAGCTTTGGTTATGTCAATATTTAACTGGGGAATATACGGGGGATACG gaattgCCTTTCCTGTTGGAAGATATGTCCCTCCAGTAAATGCATGGGGTTTAGGATGGCGAGTATGCTACTATGGTGCAGGTATTGTTGCTCTTATATTTGGGTTTCTAACCATGTTTACCCTAAAAGAACCAGAAAGGCAATCGATTGGTGAAGATGCGGCTGGGGATAATACAGACGCTAAGAAAATTACCATTTG GACTGTAATGGCTGAACCCAGAATTATAATGTTATGCCTTGCAGCGTCTATCAGGCACTGTGGTGGAATGTGTTTCGCATATAACTGCGACTTGTATTATCAAATCTATTTTCCTGATTATGATTTAG gttGGTGGTTATTCGCAGTAACCATTATTATAGGAAGTATCGGAGTTGTAGTTGGAGGTATAGTGTCCGACAAATTTGTAGCTAAAATGGGAATTCGATCCAGAGTAATTATTTTGGCTGTGAGCCAAATACTAGCAACACCATTTGCATTTGGTAGTGTATATTGTGAACCTGTTGGAGCAATGATTACTTTGGGAGTCTCGTATTTCTTCG CTGAAATGTGGTTCGGAATACTTTTTGCCATATTGGTGGAAATAGTACCTCTTCATGTAAGATCCACCACGGttggagtttttttatttgtaatgaaTAATATTGGTGGAAACCTGCCTATCGCCGTAGAACCAGTGTCAAAATCTATTGGCTATAGAGAAAGTTTATACATCTTTTATGTTGCTTTTTATTTGATta gttctCTTCTGTTTCTTTTAACAGTATTTCTTATGCCCGGTACCACTCCCAAAGAACCACTCCCAACCCCAGCAAAAGATCTCTCAGGCATTGACAATGTAGTTTACACAAACGACGAGGTTCACTTACCAACCATTACTTCTCTTGTACGACGAAATGGTAGTGAGAATAGCAGGctgtaa